From the genome of Tsukamurella pulmonis:
CGCGCGATCGCCGACGGCCGCTACCCCGCCTACCGCGACGCGGTGCTGCGCCGCTTCGGCGCCGGCGACGGGGCGGCGACGACGTCTCGGGGCGTCGTCGATCCGCGGGACGAGGACGTGGTCGGCACGCCCTCCTAGGCGCGGGGAAGCACCCCACCCGAGCGGCGGCGGTGACGGCGAGAGGCCGTCTCCGCCGCCGCTGCGGCGTTACGGTCGTTGCATTCGCGCCGATCGCGTACACCGTTCCGTAACCATCGGCGACGTGACCGGGCCCACATTTTTCCTGTGATTGCCATCACTTTCTGCAGGTCATTGCCTATGCGAGCTATTGCTAGCGATCGTCGGGGTGACCAGGTCTTACGGACCTCACAGCCTATCGTGACCGATCCGTTATCAAACCGCGACCGTCTCGCGGCGAGGGTGACACCGTGCCGTGAGGCCCCTAGTGTTCATCTCGACCCGGTCACGGGAACAAAACTGAATCCACGAACCACCGCGTATGTGTGGGCCCGCCGCCGTAACGAGTACATCTTCCTCGGGCGCCGGACCGCCTCCGTGTGACGCACCACGTCGCCGAGGCAGGTTGAGCGATCCTCCTCAGCCCACTGCCGTGCCCGACAGAGAAGGCACGGTCCATGTCTTTCCCCGACACCTCCGCCCCAATCGGGCTGTGTCCTGGCATGCGCAACGGCGAAAGGAACCCCTTGAAGAACATCCGCAAGACCCTGGGCATGATGGCCGTCTCCGGCGCGATCGTCGCCGCTCCCGTTGCCTTCGGCACCGGTGCCGCCAACGCCGACAGCGTGAACTGGGACGCCATCGCGGCCTGCGAGTCGGGTGGCAACTGGAACACCAACACCGGCAACGGCTACTACGGCGGCCTGCAGTTCAGCCCGTCGACCTGGCGCGCCAACGGCGGCTCGGGCATGCCGCACAACGCCTCGCGCGGCGAGCAGATCCGCGTCGCCGAGAACGTCCTCGCTTCGCAGGGCATCGGCGCGTGGCCGAGCTGCGGCGGCCGCGGCTGACGTCGCACCCGCTCCACGATCTACGCCTGTGGCGGTCGATTCCTCGTGAATCGGCCGCCACAGGCGTTTTCGCGTCCCGCCCTCGCCTCCTCCGCTCCCTCCTGCCAGAATCGCTGAGTGCGACTGCGCGTGCTCCTGCTGCTGACAGGGCTCTACTTCGCCCAGGGGCTGCCCTTCGGCTTCTTCACCCAGGCGGTGCCCGTCCTCCTGCGCAATGCGGGCCTCTCGCTCACCGCGATCAGCCTCACCTCCCTGCTCTACCTGCCGTGGGGACTGAAGTTCCTCTGGGCGCCCGCCGTCGATCGGATCGGCACGCGCCGCCGCTGGATCCTGGCCACCCAGCTCGGTTCCGCCGGGATCGCCTTCGCCCTCGCCGCCACCGATCTCGCCGGCTCCCTGCGGTGGCTGTTCGTCGCCATCGCCGCGATCAACCTCCTCTCCGCCACGCAGGACATCGCCACGGACGGCCTGGCGGTGCGGCTGCTCGGGCCCCGCGAGCGCGGCCTCGGCAACGGCATCCAGACCGGCGCGTACCGGCTCGGCATGATCGCGGGCGGCGGAGGCCTGCTCTGGATCTACGCCGACGGTGGCTGGCGGGTGCTGCTGCTCACCCTGGGCGGCGCGATTCTGCTCTGCACGGTCCCCGTCGCGCTGCTGGCGCCCGACGATCGCGCCGACGACGCACCGCATCGCGCCCCTCCCCTGCCGGCCGGGGGCCTGCGCGCCGCCTGGTGGCACCGGCTGCGCCGACCCGGGGTGATCGCCCTGATCACCCTCCTGGCCGCCTACAAGTTCGGCAACGCGATGGTCTCCTCCCTCGCCGGTCCGTTCCTGCACGACGCCGGGTTGGCGCTCAAGGAGATCGCGCTCGTCAGCGGCGCCCTCAACTCCACCGGCGCGCTCCTGGGCTCCGCCCTGGGCGGCTGGTGGGCGTTCCGGCACGGGCGCCGCTCGGCCCTCCTGCTGGGCGGCGTGGCGCAGACGGTGACGATCGCGCTGTACGTGGTGGCGGCCCTCGGGATCGGCGGCTTCCCCATGGTGGTGGCCGCCAACCTCACCGAGCACGTCTTCGGCGGCGCGGCCACCGTCGCGCTGTTCACCCTGATGATGGACGCGAGTGAACGCGAGTACGCGGGCGCGGACTACACGCTGCTGGCGTGCGCGGTGGTCGCCGCGCAGGGCGCCGCGGGGTTCGCGGGCGGCGTCTCGGGCGATCTACTCGGCTACGCGCCGACCTTCGCCATCGGGATGGTGCTCTCCGGGATCGGATGCGCCGTGCTGATCCGGGCGCTGGACCGCGGTATCGGCCCGCGATCGATCACGACGTGGACCCGGGGCCCGGTTCCCACACCATGAGCTCGTCCGCCGCACGGAAGCCGTTGCGGCGGTACAGCGGGACGGACGGCGCGCTCGGCGAGAGGACCAGCCGGCGGTACCCGCGGGCCCGTGCCTCCTCCTGCACCGCCGCGATCAGCGCGCGGCCGTGGCCCCGGTTGCGGACGGCGGGGAGGACGAACAGGTGCCCGAGGTAGCCCCATGCGCTCGAATCCGTGCCGGGCGTGGGCATCCGGACGTACTCGTGCAGGGTGACCATCCCCGTCGCACCGGGGCGTCCGGCGTCACCGGCGAGGAAGACCGTGCGGCGCTCGCGCACCCACCAGTCGCGGATCCGGTCGACGAAGCCGTCGTCCTCCTCCGCCGGTCCGGCCCCCGAGGTGGCCGCCCACGCGGTGCGCAGGGCGGCGACGAGCGCCGCGTCGCGGGCGGGGTCGGCGATCCGGACGTCCATCACTGCACCGTACGTCCGCACACGCGCGTGCGGTGGATCGTGTCCGCCGAGCGAACGCGATCCACCGCACGGGTTCCGGGGCTCAGGCCGGGACGGGCGCCTTCGGATCCTCGACCGCGCCGGCGTTACGGGCGGCCAGATCGCTGATGGAGTCGGCGGATTCGAGCACGGCGTCCCGCCGGTACTGGACGAAGGAGTACGCGAAGGCCGCGATCCAGCCGGCGACGATCAGGATGTAGACCACGCGCTGCGTGCCCGGTTCGAGGGCCAGGCCGCTCTTGCCGACGAGGGTGCGGGCGTTGGTGAGGATGATCAGGCCACCGACCGACGCGCCCAGCAGCCGGGGCGGGAAGTGCCGCACGAGCCACGCGGCGAAGGGCGCGGCGATGACGCCGCCCAGCAGAATGGCGCCCGCGTAGGCGAAGTTGACGCCCTCGCCGCCGAGGTTGGCGAGGAAGCCGAGCGACGCGGCCAGCGCGATGAGGAACTCGCTGGTGTCGATCGTGCCGACCACCTTGCGCGGCTCCATCCGGCCCGAGGCCAGCAGCGCCGGCGTGCCGACCGGGCCCCACCCGCCACCGCCCGTGGCGTCGACGAAGCCGCCGAAGAGGCCCAGCGGTGCGAGGAAGCGGGACTTGAGCGGCCGCCCCAGATTCTTGGTGTCGATGCCGCGGAAGGTGAAGCGCAGCAGCACGTACAGGCCGAGCAGCAGCAGGATCACCGACATCAGGGGCTTCGCGACCTCGGTCGAGAGGTTCGAGAGCACCGTCGCACCGGCGAAGGCGCCGATCGCACCCGGGATGCCGATGCGCCGCACGACCTTCCAGTCGACGTTGCCGAAGCGCCAGTGCGAGGCGCCCGAGACGGCGCTGGTGCCGATCTCGGCGAGGTGGATCGTCGCGCTGATCGCGGCGGGCGAGAGCGTCGTGAGCGCGACCAGGAAGGTCGTCGCGGTCACGCCGAAGGCCATGCCGAGGCTCCCGTCGACGAGCTGCCCGAGCAGTCCGACGAAGGCGACGATGACGAGGGTGGGCATGCTGGTCTCCTGCGGCTGAGGCGGACGAGGGGACTCGTCCGGATATGACACGCCACTCTGCCGATCACGTCACAGGATCGGAACCGTCCCGATCAGGCTGATCGGAACTGCTGGCGTCCGATTCGCCCCGATCCGGATGGTGTAGAAGCACGACCAGGTGCGCACGCTCGCCTGTGACGACGACGTGGAGGTCGTCGGCTCCGACAACGCGCTCGTCCTCACCTCCGCGTGCAAGCGCGGCGAGGTCAGCGGGCACGACAACACCATCACCTGCACGGGAGCGAAGAAGCCCACCGTGAAGTCGGTCGGGGCGGACAACTCGTACCGCTGCTGAGCGCGCCGGCGGAGCCTAGGCTGGCGGCATGGATTACGGCCGCCCCGTCGAATTCGGGCTCTTCGTCACCCCGTCCGCCGCGGCGCTGGAGAACTGCTTCGCGCTCGCGCAACTCGCCGACGGTCGCGTCGAGTTCCTCGGCGTGCAGGACCACCCCTATCAGCAGGCCTTCGTCGACACGTTCACGCTGATCGGCTCCCTGCTCGAGCGGACCGACCAGGTGCGCGTCTTCCCCGACGTCGCGAACCTCCCGCTGCGGCCGCCCGCCGTGCTGGCGCAGGCCGCGGCCACGCTGGACCTGCTCTCCGGCGGACGGTTCGAGCTGGGCCTCGGTGCCGGCGCGTTCTGGCCCGCGATCGAGGCGATGGGCGGGCCCGCACGCACGCCGGGCGAGGCCGCCGGGGCGCTCAAGGAGGCCGTCGAGGTGATCCGCCTGATGTGGTCCGGCGAACGCTCCGTGCGCTTCTCGGGCGAGCACTACCGTCTCGCCGGCGTGCACCCCGGCCCGCGCCCGGCCCACGACATCGGCATCTGGCTCGGCGTGGGCGGGCCCAAGCTGCTGCGCCACCTCGGCGGGCACGCGGACGGCTGGGCACCGTCGAACTCCTTCTTCCCGCCCGAGACCCTGCCCGAGCGGCACGCCGCCATCGACGACGGTGCGCGCGCCGCCGGCCGCGATCCCGCGTCGATCCGGCGGCTCTACAACATCTTCGGCTCGATCGACGACGCCCGGTCCGACGAACCCTTCCACGGCACCGTCGAGCAGTGGACCGAGCGGCTGACCGGCCTGGTCGTGGAGACCGGCATGGACACGTTCGTCTTCGGCGCCGAGGACGACGACTACGCGCAGTGCCGCCGGTTCGTCGAGGAGGTGGCGCCCGCCGTCCGGCAGCGCGTCGCCGAGGTGCGCGCCGGCGGGTAGTCATTCGGCGGGCAGCTCCCGCATCACGCGGCACGGGTTGCCTGCGGCGGCGACGTGATCCGGCACGTCGCGCGTGACGACGCTGCCCGCGCCGATCACGGTGTTGCGGCCGATCGTCACCCCCGGGCAGACGATGACCCCGCCGCCGAACCACACGTTGTCGCCGATGGTGATCGGCAGGGCCGTCTCCCACCGCGCCCGACGGGCGGCGTGATCCTCGACGGGGTGCAGTGCAGTGAGCAACTGCACGCGGGGCCCGATCGAACAGTCGTCGCCGATGCTGATCGGCGCGCAGTCCATGAGGATCGCGTCGTAGTTGAGGAAGCTGTT
Proteins encoded in this window:
- a CDS encoding transglycosylase family protein — its product is MKNIRKTLGMMAVSGAIVAAPVAFGTGAANADSVNWDAIAACESGGNWNTNTGNGYYGGLQFSPSTWRANGGSGMPHNASRGEQIRVAENVLASQGIGAWPSCGGRG
- a CDS encoding MFS transporter, translated to MRLRVLLLLTGLYFAQGLPFGFFTQAVPVLLRNAGLSLTAISLTSLLYLPWGLKFLWAPAVDRIGTRRRWILATQLGSAGIAFALAATDLAGSLRWLFVAIAAINLLSATQDIATDGLAVRLLGPRERGLGNGIQTGAYRLGMIAGGGGLLWIYADGGWRVLLLTLGGAILLCTVPVALLAPDDRADDAPHRAPPLPAGGLRAAWWHRLRRPGVIALITLLAAYKFGNAMVSSLAGPFLHDAGLALKEIALVSGALNSTGALLGSALGGWWAFRHGRRSALLLGGVAQTVTIALYVVAALGIGGFPMVVAANLTEHVFGGAATVALFTLMMDASEREYAGADYTLLACAVVAAQGAAGFAGGVSGDLLGYAPTFAIGMVLSGIGCAVLIRALDRGIGPRSITTWTRGPVPTP
- a CDS encoding GNAT family N-acetyltransferase, whose translation is MDVRIADPARDAALVAALRTAWAATSGAGPAEEDDGFVDRIRDWWVRERRTVFLAGDAGRPGATGMVTLHEYVRMPTPGTDSSAWGYLGHLFVLPAVRNRGHGRALIAAVQEEARARGYRRLVLSPSAPSVPLYRRNGFRAADELMVWEPGPGSTS
- a CDS encoding sulfite exporter TauE/SafE family protein encodes the protein MPTLVIVAFVGLLGQLVDGSLGMAFGVTATTFLVALTTLSPAAISATIHLAEIGTSAVSGASHWRFGNVDWKVVRRIGIPGAIGAFAGATVLSNLSTEVAKPLMSVILLLLGLYVLLRFTFRGIDTKNLGRPLKSRFLAPLGLFGGFVDATGGGGWGPVGTPALLASGRMEPRKVVGTIDTSEFLIALAASLGFLANLGGEGVNFAYAGAILLGGVIAAPFAAWLVRHFPPRLLGASVGGLIILTNARTLVGKSGLALEPGTQRVVYILIVAGWIAAFAYSFVQYRRDAVLESADSISDLAARNAGAVEDPKAPVPA
- a CDS encoding DUF3060 domain-containing protein: MRTLACDDDVEVVGSDNALVLTSACKRGEVSGHDNTITCTGAKKPTVKSVGADNSYRC
- a CDS encoding LLM class flavin-dependent oxidoreductase, coding for MDYGRPVEFGLFVTPSAAALENCFALAQLADGRVEFLGVQDHPYQQAFVDTFTLIGSLLERTDQVRVFPDVANLPLRPPAVLAQAAATLDLLSGGRFELGLGAGAFWPAIEAMGGPARTPGEAAGALKEAVEVIRLMWSGERSVRFSGEHYRLAGVHPGPRPAHDIGIWLGVGGPKLLRHLGGHADGWAPSNSFFPPETLPERHAAIDDGARAAGRDPASIRRLYNIFGSIDDARSDEPFHGTVEQWTERLTGLVVETGMDTFVFGAEDDDYAQCRRFVEEVAPAVRQRVAEVRAGG
- a CDS encoding sugar O-acetyltransferase, which gives rise to MLAGERYRDSDSELVAMRRSCGRLLDRFNASAADDNEKRSQILQELLGGIGEGSWVMPRFQCDYGAHISIGANSFLNYDAILMDCAPISIGDDCSIGPRVQLLTALHPVEDHAARRARWETALPITIGDNVWFGGGVIVCPGVTIGRNTVIGAGSVVTRDVPDHVAAAGNPCRVMRELPAE